Proteins encoded within one genomic window of Microbacterium sp. zg-B185:
- a CDS encoding HAD hydrolase-like protein, with the protein MGNRSPWTCVLWDVDGTIVDASEGILRRLTVTLEHFGKTAPTRAELVHWIGPPMFQSFQVTGGMTPDQAAEAVAFYRVLGKADGYTAGAKLFAGVGELIRQLAEDGVPQATASSKPEVQVAALMDHFDLSPCFTAIVGATPDERTLAAKADIVAEALRRLEAAGVDTSRPVLVGDRHHDVEGGAERGVPVIFVRWGFSWPHEAAGAQAAVATVDELRHLLLIGDAGA; encoded by the coding sequence ATGGGGAATCGATCGCCGTGGACGTGTGTGCTCTGGGATGTCGACGGCACCATCGTGGATGCCTCCGAGGGCATCCTGCGACGACTGACCGTCACGCTCGAGCACTTCGGCAAGACCGCGCCGACCAGGGCGGAGCTGGTCCACTGGATCGGACCGCCGATGTTCCAATCGTTCCAGGTCACCGGCGGCATGACTCCGGACCAGGCCGCGGAGGCCGTCGCGTTCTACCGGGTGCTGGGCAAAGCCGACGGCTACACCGCCGGCGCAAAGCTCTTCGCCGGGGTCGGCGAGCTGATCAGGCAGCTCGCCGAGGACGGTGTGCCCCAGGCCACCGCCAGCTCGAAACCCGAGGTGCAGGTCGCGGCGCTCATGGATCATTTCGACCTCTCACCGTGCTTCACCGCGATCGTCGGAGCCACCCCCGACGAGCGGACGCTGGCGGCCAAGGCGGACATCGTCGCCGAAGCGCTGCGCAGACTGGAGGCGGCGGGCGTGGACACGAGCCGCCCGGTGCTCGTCGGCGACCGGCACCATGACGTCGAGGGCGGCGCCGAGAGGGGCGTGCCCGTGATCTTCGTCCGCTGGGGGTTCAGCTGGCCGCACGAGGCTGCCGGCGCGCAGGCGGCCGTGGCCACGGTGGACGAGTTGCGGCATCTGCTGCTGATCGGGGATGCCGGTGCCTGA
- the nucS gene encoding endonuclease NucS, whose translation MRLVIARCSVDYTGRLTAHLPLATRLLMVKADGSVLVHSDSLSYKPLNWMSPPCTLTVSAPTEADAAGGVVELWKVAHTKTGDALLVRIHEVVHDTSHELGVDPGLVKDGVEAHLQRLLAEQVAVIGEGLTLVRREFPTAIGPVDLLLRDAAGGTVAVEVKRRGDIDGVEQLTRYLELLGRDPHLAPVTGVFAAQEIKPQARVLAADRGIRCVTLDYDGMKGVDSGAPRLF comes from the coding sequence ATGAGACTCGTCATAGCCCGGTGCTCCGTCGACTACACGGGACGTCTCACTGCGCATCTGCCGCTCGCCACCCGACTGCTGATGGTGAAGGCCGACGGCTCAGTCCTGGTTCACAGTGACTCGCTCAGCTACAAGCCTCTGAACTGGATGAGTCCGCCGTGCACGCTGACGGTCTCCGCGCCCACCGAAGCTGACGCCGCGGGCGGGGTGGTCGAGCTGTGGAAGGTCGCACACACCAAAACCGGCGATGCCCTCCTGGTCCGCATCCATGAGGTCGTGCACGACACATCGCACGAACTGGGCGTCGATCCGGGCCTCGTCAAGGACGGCGTCGAGGCTCATCTGCAGCGACTCCTGGCCGAGCAGGTCGCAGTCATCGGCGAAGGGCTCACCCTGGTGCGTCGAGAGTTCCCAACGGCGATCGGCCCGGTGGACCTGCTCCTGCGCGATGCCGCCGGCGGCACGGTCGCCGTCGAGGTCAAGCGCCGCGGCGACATCGACGGAGTCGAGCAGCTCACGCGCTACCTCGAGCTGCTCGGCCGCGACCCGCATCTGGCACCCGTCACGGGCGTGTTCGCGGCGCAGGAGATCAAACCGCAGGCGCGTGTACTCGCCGCCGATCGGGGCATCCGCTGCGTCACCTTGGACTACGACGGCATGAAGGGCGTCGATTCCGGCGCGCCGCGGCTGTTCTGA
- a CDS encoding MFS transporter, with product MELELARAQLVRWRTAIFAIFLASGLSIATWASRVPAIKVALDVDNIQIGLMLLSAGIASILGLSLATLVLARFGARSGMLGAILVFALGVAVIGVGTDVLHSYVAVVAGLALFGLGNGAVDVMMNVEGAAIEKQVGKTILPLFHAFFSVGTVIGAGLGALAATIGLNVLVHTSVMAVVIVVIAFASHANVPAREITLDRVEAGPKSRWQTRLHTALSAWREPRTYALGVIMLGMAFAEGGANDWLALGMVEGHGATQAVGALGLTVFSVSMTVVRVFGGPLVDRFGRVWILRVLSVLATAGLLLFILAPSIPLVFVGAALWGAGVSLGFPLGMSAAADDPAKAAARVSAAATIGYISFLCGPPILGFISEHIGLLNTLYILVGLAIASGLASGAAKPLPGTTVDAAASHAPSERG from the coding sequence ATGGAACTCGAACTCGCCCGCGCGCAACTGGTGCGGTGGCGCACCGCGATCTTCGCGATCTTCCTCGCCAGCGGTCTGAGCATCGCGACGTGGGCATCTCGCGTGCCGGCGATCAAAGTCGCGCTGGACGTCGACAACATCCAGATCGGCCTCATGCTCCTCAGCGCGGGCATCGCCTCGATTCTGGGTCTGTCGCTGGCGACGCTGGTGCTGGCGCGGTTCGGCGCACGAAGCGGCATGCTCGGAGCGATCCTGGTGTTCGCGCTCGGGGTGGCGGTCATCGGCGTCGGCACCGACGTGCTCCACTCGTACGTCGCAGTGGTGGCCGGTCTGGCGCTGTTCGGCCTGGGCAACGGGGCGGTCGACGTCATGATGAACGTCGAGGGCGCCGCGATCGAGAAGCAGGTGGGAAAGACGATCCTGCCGCTGTTCCACGCATTCTTCAGCGTCGGCACGGTGATCGGCGCCGGCCTGGGCGCCCTCGCCGCGACGATCGGGCTGAACGTGCTGGTCCACACTTCGGTGATGGCAGTCGTCATCGTGGTCATCGCCTTCGCCTCCCATGCCAACGTTCCCGCCCGGGAGATCACGCTCGACCGGGTCGAGGCCGGACCGAAGTCCCGCTGGCAGACACGGCTGCACACCGCGCTGTCCGCCTGGCGAGAACCGCGCACCTACGCGCTGGGAGTCATCATGCTCGGGATGGCATTCGCCGAGGGCGGCGCCAACGATTGGCTCGCGCTGGGGATGGTCGAAGGCCACGGCGCCACTCAGGCTGTCGGTGCGCTCGGCCTGACGGTCTTCTCGGTGAGCATGACGGTCGTGCGCGTCTTCGGGGGTCCGCTGGTGGACCGGTTCGGTCGGGTCTGGATCCTGCGCGTGCTCTCCGTTCTGGCCACGGCGGGTCTGCTGCTGTTCATCCTGGCCCCCAGCATCCCGCTGGTGTTCGTCGGGGCGGCGCTCTGGGGAGCGGGCGTCTCGCTCGGCTTCCCGCTCGGTATGTCGGCGGCCGCCGATGATCCGGCCAAGGCGGCGGCGCGCGTGAGCGCGGCCGCCACGATCGGCTACATCTCCTTCCTGTGCGGGCCGCCCATCCTGGGGTTCATCAGCGAGCACATCGGCCTGCTGAACACGCTCTACATCCTGGTCGGGCTGGCGATCGCCTCCGGACTCGCGTCGGGCGCCGCCAAGCCGCTGCCCGGAACGACCGTGGACGCCGCTGCGTCGCACGCGCCGTCCGAGCGGGGTTGA
- a CDS encoding LacI family DNA-binding transcriptional regulator, translated as MTARRPTINDVARRAGVSPSTASVVFSGKTAVSDATRQRVLDAAGSLGYTGPDPRAASLRRGRSGIVGVVFEEHLGAAFLDPVKTLMMDGLTDGVASLGAGLLLLRDRAPLGTEPSLTTAPLDAAVLVGCSGMLRESLDAVQARGIPVVVIEGDAGDGIPQIQLDNREAQRQAASHVRTLGHTRVALVTLPAHAGWVRGRLGPEAAITVDVTRERLAGAREVFPDAPAYAAQGSSIDEGLAAGRALLADPITRPTAVLAQSDLLAAGVIRAADELGLRVPEQLSVTGFDGIVVDGLAPYRLTTLVQPAAEKGRAAGQAVAAMLAGQPAASIRFTCVFRVGNTTGPRA; from the coding sequence ATGACCGCTCGCAGACCCACGATCAACGACGTCGCCCGCCGTGCCGGTGTCTCGCCCTCCACCGCGTCCGTGGTCTTCAGCGGCAAGACAGCCGTCTCCGATGCCACCCGCCAGCGCGTGCTCGACGCCGCGGGCTCACTGGGTTACACCGGCCCCGACCCCCGCGCGGCGTCGTTGCGCCGCGGCCGCTCCGGCATCGTGGGGGTCGTCTTCGAAGAGCACCTCGGCGCCGCGTTCCTCGACCCGGTCAAGACGCTCATGATGGACGGTCTGACCGACGGGGTCGCCTCCCTCGGTGCCGGCCTGCTGCTGCTGCGCGACCGGGCGCCGCTGGGCACCGAACCGTCGCTGACCACCGCACCGCTCGACGCGGCGGTGCTCGTGGGGTGCAGCGGCATGCTGCGCGAGTCGCTGGACGCGGTCCAGGCACGGGGCATCCCGGTCGTGGTGATCGAAGGGGACGCCGGCGACGGCATCCCTCAGATCCAGCTCGACAACCGCGAGGCGCAGCGCCAGGCAGCCAGCCACGTGCGCACCCTGGGTCACACCCGGGTCGCCCTGGTCACGTTGCCGGCGCACGCCGGATGGGTGCGCGGCCGGCTCGGGCCCGAGGCGGCGATCACCGTCGACGTCACGCGCGAACGATTGGCCGGCGCGCGCGAGGTCTTCCCCGATGCCCCCGCGTACGCGGCGCAGGGCAGCTCCATCGACGAGGGACTGGCGGCCGGCCGCGCACTGCTGGCCGATCCGATCACCCGTCCGACCGCCGTTCTGGCGCAGAGCGATCTGCTCGCCGCCGGGGTCATCCGTGCCGCGGACGAGCTTGGCCTCCGGGTTCCCGAGCAGCTCAGCGTCACCGGATTCGACGGGATCGTGGTGGACGGGTTGGCACCGTATCGACTGACCACGCTGGTCCAACCCGCCGCCGAGAAGGGCCGCGCCGCGGGACAGGCCGTCGCTGCCATGCTGGCCGGTCAGCCCGCCGCATCCATCCGTTTCACGTGCGTCTTCCGGGTGGGAAACACGACCGGTCCGCGCGCCTGA